AGAACGATTCGAGGTGGTCTTCGATTTCCGCGGGGATATCCGTGATATTTATTTTTTAGCGTATCGAAGTCGGGCGAAACATCGAATTAGTTACGGTTCCGGCGGAGGCGCTTATTGGCTGACACAAATTATCCCGTTACAAGAAACAAAACACCGAGTTCAGTTTCATCTAGATATTTTGCGAGCATTAAAAATCTCTGTTTCTCATGAAATGCCGAAAATATATTTAACCGAAACGGAAAAGAAACAAGCATTAACCCGATTGCAATCTTTTGGCTTTAATGTGGAACGAGATGTTCTCATTGGAATTCATCCCGGAGCGCGGATGCCGTTAAAACGCTGGCCAATTGCTCGTTATGCAGAGTTAATTGCACGAGTTACTCAAACACATTTAGGGAAAGTAGTTCTATTCACTGCCCCTGAGATACCGAATACCGAATGGGAAAATAAGGGAATGAAAACATGGCAGCGCCATTCTCAAGTCGCTATTCTCTCCGATTTAACGCTTCGAGAATTAGCAGCAATTATTCATTATTGCCGAATTTTAATCTGCAACGATAGCGCCCCGATGCATCTCGCTGCTGCAGTTGGCACGAAATGTTTAGCGATATTCGGTCCTTCCAAATCGTATGAAACCGCTCCTTACGGATCGAATCATTTCGTTATAGAAAAACCGTATCCCTGTCGAACAACTTGCGATGAATCAACCTGCAAGTATAAAATATATAACGACTGCTTAAAATCAATTAGGGTAGACGACGTCGAACAATCATTAGCGAATATACTCAACGCTTAAGCCGTTTTTATCTCGATACATTAGCGAAGTAGAACCCGAATTGAACTGTTCAATTCGGGTTCTTATATAGTATTGGAATTAGCCTAATGTAAATTATGTTCTGATGCAATTAAATTTACATTGTTAATATAAGTCTAATAATTTCAATTGTGTTATATCTATTTTAGAAGGATTGTTAAGATTATTATTGATTCTGAAAATTTTATCTTGCGT
This portion of the bacterium genome encodes:
- a CDS encoding glycosyltransferase family 9 protein is translated as MHYKIINRKKLMAVKFADSVIGPVVRIWNKISGQNNSQLSPQDFANIKKILILRTAYTGDVIMTLPVLTPLRSAFPNAELVFLTSHSAAPLLEHHPAVDRVIKYDAFWFYPQPNSVALKKYREIIQQLRAERFEVVFDFRGDIRDIYFLAYRSRAKHRISYGSGGGAYWLTQIIPLQETKHRVQFHLDILRALKISVSHEMPKIYLTETEKKQALTRLQSFGFNVERDVLIGIHPGARMPLKRWPIARYAELIARVTQTHLGKVVLFTAPEIPNTEWENKGMKTWQRHSQVAILSDLTLRELAAIIHYCRILICNDSAPMHLAAAVGTKCLAIFGPSKSYETAPYGSNHFVIEKPYPCRTTCDESTCKYKIYNDCLKSIRVDDVEQSLANILNA